Below is a window of Bos indicus isolate NIAB-ARS_2022 breed Sahiwal x Tharparkar chromosome 19, NIAB-ARS_B.indTharparkar_mat_pri_1.0, whole genome shotgun sequence DNA.
AGAGACTTCGGCCACAGCTCTGGTCAGAGCAGACGGAGCCACAACAGGAGCTGACCATGGTGTCAGAGGGTGGAGGATCTGGGTGAGTTTCCAGGAAAGTGAGTTTCTTGAGTCTGAGAGTCTTCTTGGTCCCCAGCCCCCTTTATATCCTGCTGAAGAGCTGCTACGATTACATCATTTCCTTGTTATTGTTTAACCCCCTAGGAAAATTGATCATTTAATTACATAATTGTGTGTGTCTCATGCAGTAgtccaaaatggagaaaataataccttTCCTTTTCCTGGTAAGTGCCTGTGTGTCCAATTGAAAGCCCTGTCCCAGTTCTTTCTTTTGGGTGTCACCTTTTCTACTGGTTGGTTCATTGTCCTATACAGCTTTTATCATCTGACTCTAGCATCTTTTTTTGGAATGTGGTATTCCCTCCTATCACTGCTCTCTGAAGTTCAGAGAGAAAAATTTCTTATATGGCTCATGTATATTTTGTTGTCAAGGGTGAGGGGAACAAGTGCTGGTCAGGTGAAACACTGGAAAGGAATTAGAAAGAAAGACGTTTGCGGGAGGATGTCCCAGAAATAATATGGATGAATGTGATCCTAAGTGTGCATCTTGGATGGTCAGGAAGATAGGTAGACCACAAGAAAGTTTCACATTCTGTGTCTGATTTCACTCCACTGTCTCAAGCCCTTAGCAGTACTCACAGCTTTTAAATAGAAGAAACACACTTTTGCTGTATGTCTCCCAGGCTAGGCAACCAGAATGGGATGTTTTGATTTATCTTTAAGTTGTCAAACTTGTACACaggatatttcattttaaaagcattcaCTGTATATAAACATGTTTGGAATGATTAAACGTTCAAAACTATGGATCCAAGAATTCTGTTGTGTAGTAAGAGAACTTGACAGATAACTCCTCATCCTTTTCCTGTAGATACTTGAATGAGACACATGCATAAGAAACAGCATGACAATAGtttaaaaaagggcttccctgataagtcagctggtaaaggatttgccttcaatgtgggagaccttggttcgatctctgggttggtaagatcccctggagaagggaatggctaccaattccagtattctgacctggagaattccatggactatatagtctctggggtcacaaagagctggacatgactgagcaactttcattttcaaaagaatgacagttatttttttaagtctttattttttaattggaggataattcctttacaaggTTGTGTAGCTTTCTGCAGTACAACAATGTGATTCAggcataagtatatatatgtcccctccctctgatcTGCCCTCCACCCcaatcccatcccacccctctaggttgtcagagaaCACCGGACTGAGCttcctatattatttttaaatgaagaactaAAATCAACATATATCCATACCTCTTCAATAAAAGGTGAGGAATAATGATATTTATCATTTGTATTTACTATGCATTATGCTAAATTTACCAGGCATTGTGCTGAGTTCACTGAGCATTGTGCTGAATATCTTATATTTGTTTTGAATCTTTAAAGCAAAATATAGTACAGTGTGTATTATTACTACTTCTTTAAGCAATAGTCCGAAGAAGCATAGAAACGttaagagcaaaaaaaaatttgtgtaagATTAAACAgaactcctgtactcttgcctggaaaatcccatggatggaggagcctggtgggctacagtccatgtggtcactaagagtcggacacgacttcacttttcactttcatgcattggagaaggaaatggcaacccactccagtgttcttgcctggagaattccagggacgggggagcctggtgggctgccatctatggggtcacacagaatcggacacgactgaagtgacttagcagtagcagtaagctGTTTAGGACAGCTGAGGAAGAGGTAAAAAATAAAGCTTGCAAACCTTTTCTGAAGCCATGTCATCTTCCTGGAATGTTTCATCTTTGTCATTACCTTTGCAAACTCCTATTCCTCTCTCAAAACCCCAGGTTTACGCTACTTGCTTCCTCCCAATGATTAACTACCCTGTTCAAATGCAATTTGTCTCTGCATTGTGCTCTGTTTTTTTGCACTCTGATGCACCACAGTTACTTTCTGTCATTCCACTATTGTTATGCAGACACCCTGAAGGCATGaactataaattttatttttgttactggGACAGAGCACATGAGTGACAAATGTTTGTCGAGTGAATGAAGGCTTTTGGATGACTTACAGGTATATAAtggtcctttaaaaaatatgtcttttttccTGGTAGAGAAAAGTGGGAGAAACATTCCATCAATGGGGTCATGGTTACACCTGAGGAAAACCACATTTGTTTATGTGGCAAGCCACATGTCACCTGATAAAACACACTTGTGGAAGTTCAACTTTGATCCGTAGAATCGTACATACTTATAGGACACCATGGATACATATACTGCATTAACAAAGAAACAGATATGATAGAAAGGAGGAGAACACAAGTGTTGACACTGGTTCTCTTCACTTGCAGACATCCCAATTTAGCTCTCTTTTGGGAGAACTAACCACCACCACTGGTTTAGTATCAATcaacaaaaaatatttgctgaacgtCTATTGTCTTTGTTTCAATTGCACCCAAAATAGATATTGAAACATAAATGTGAGTGCAAGTAGTTCACTTGGCGGAGGCGGGGGGAAGAGGTGGATTCTGGGATGTACACATGAGGAAATGAGAAAGCAAGGCAGGAACGAAAGAAAAACCCGTAAGTCTGGGTTAATAATGAGGTTGCCACTGTGGGTAACTGAGGAATGTATCCGGGGACATACCTGAGGCTGGGGGCTATTCACCACCATGATTATACgtctagaaaatcccaaagaatcacCTGAATATTATTGTTAACAGTGAAGTTGACTGGCTTAGAACACTGATAGATTTCTTATGCACTTAGCAATATTTCTTCATAAAATCTAACAGGAAACATGTATTCACAGTTCtcaacaataaatataaaaaatatgtaaacaaatctGTCAAATGATATACTTACCAGGTATTGGAGGAATGTATTAACATTGCCTGAAggctaaaaaataatatttgaataaatatcagaacaaaaaaaatgtacaagTAAAGCTGGGTTTCtgaataaagacataaatgtcATACAAAAGCGTTCAATAAGAATGTATCTCCATTTGTAAAAATTGGTTTTGAGTGGTATTGGCAAAGACAAATGATGGGTAACTATTTTGATCACTCTTTTGtgttattcaaaatttttattttattattttttttaatttaaatttatttattttaattggagactaattacaatattgtattggttttgccatacatgatcaacatgaatctgccatgagtgtacacgtgttccccatcctgaaccaaaccatcactctgggtcatcccagtgcaccagccccaagcatcctgtatcctgcattgaacctggactggcgattcatatcttatatgatattatacatgtttcaatgccattctccaaaatcatcccaccctctccctctccttactGTCTCAAATGTCATACAAAAAGATTCAATAAGAATGTATCTCCATTTGTAAAAATTGGTTTTGAATGGGATTGGCAAAGACAAATGATGGGCAACTATTTTGATCATTCTTTTGtgttattcaaaattttaaaaaaaagcatgtgtgtgtataggtgACATAAAAtccttataaaaaaataaaagtactttaaataaaattcacagtTCTCTCTACAGATTCATTTCCATAAGTTTTCTTGGATTATGATTAAGCTTCTACTTACTATACACTAAAAGATGAAAACTACATTTCAGGCAGTCTTTCCAGCTCTCAGATTAACTGTTGTGAATTACAAATTGCTTTTCGGGACTGTTTGAGTTCCCTAGGAAGCAGACACAGAGGTGAAAATTAGCAAACAGAGTATTTATCGAGAAGTGCTCTTGGGACTAGTAGTTCTAggaggaaagagatgggaagtgaGCAGAAGTGGACAGTTGGAGAAATCAAGCTGGGATAGAGTTTCAGTGGACATCTAAGCATGGTACTGGAAaggtccctttttttgtcttggACATAAAATCACAGTCACCAGCAATACCAAGGAACTGTCACCAGgtctgtttcattcatttatatcacCTGCCTGGCACTGAAGGTAGCCCTACTGTAAGTCAGAATAAACTGAATATTctgaatagtaataataataataaaccaaatCTACTGAAGCTCTGGCTACCAGAATAAAGCAGAATTCCACTGTATACCTGTAGGGGCTTCCATGTTGGCTCataagataaagaatctgcccgcaatgcaagagacatgggtttgatccctggggcagaaagatccccagaggaatggaatggcaacccactacagtattcttgcctgcagaatttcatggacagaggagcctgctgagctacaatccacggggtcgcatagagttggacccagctgagtgactaacattttcactgtaTATGTGGACGAAGGTCTCACTGTATGTGACTCAAAGTAGAAAATACATAGACTTTACTAATCTATCTATCTGCCGCTTTTGTAGGTGAAAAAACCCTGAAAGGTGGTGTTGTTAAAAATCATGAATTGTGCTCAATCTTTCCAaatcttttctcatgttattatctTCATAGATGCTCTATCACTTCAGTTTCACCTCCTTTCCCCATAAAGACTAGaaaatgattaatttattttctagacGTAACTAGTAGTGATCAGTATCATTTGACCTCTCTTGAAGGTTGATTAATTTGTGCTGTTTGGCAGGTGCAGGCAAAATTCAATTACTTTGGGTTGAAAtgtaaatcctttttaaaaaagaaagagactaaCAATCAGATTCAAATTTCAGTGCCAATAGGGAGACATTTATTTAGGTTCATGGAAATAACAAGACATAAGAAAATCTTTACCAAAGAGTACACCAAAAAATCTTCATTGTATTTCCATATCAGAGGTAAAAATCAGTGGACCCACAAGTGATGGAGACAAATTCCTTAAGCATGATTAAGAGATATCCTGAAGAAAAAGGGAGGAGTGTTTAGAAATTGTAATTTCCTGGGAGATTCTGAGTGATCTCATTTGTATGGGAGGGACTGTGGAGAGAAGATAGAACATGGGCTCATTATGTCTGGTGTTTGCTTATCAATTCAAGGGACCAGTTCTCTTGAATCctccacatttaaaaaagaagctctgcaactgtggggagggaggaaatgaGGAAGCAGTATGTTCAAAGCAGAGATTCAGCAGCAAGAGGAGGGACAGCACACGGGGCGGGGGCAGGTGGAGATAACACAGGTGGGGCGATAGCAAGTGGTGTGGCAGGAGACCCGGCCACACACTGGGCGCAGGCAGCAGCTGGAGCCACAGCAAGAGGGGCGGCAGCAGCTGGAGATGCGGGAGCAGGTGGGCTGGCAGCACACAGACTGGCAGCACCGGGGCCTGCAGCAGCTGGAGATGCAGCAGGTAGGCCTGCAGCAGCTGGAACCGCAGCTGGACCCACAGCAGGAGGGGCGGCAGCAGCTAGAGATGCAGCAGGCGGGGCGAGAGCAGGTGGGCTGGCAGCACACAGGCTGGCAGCACTGGGGCCTGCAGCAGGTGGAACCACAGCTGGAAACACAGCAGGAGGGGCGGTAGCAGCTAGAGATGCAGCAGGTGGGGCgagggcaggtgggctggcagcAGACCGGGCGGCAGCAGCTGGACACACCACAGCTGGGGCGGCAGCAGGTGGTCCTGCAGCAGGTGGTCCTGCAGCAGGTGGGGCGGCAGCAGGTCTCCAGGCAGAGACTTCGGCCACAGCTCTGGTCAGAGCAGACGGAGCCACAACAGGAGCTGACCATGGTGTTAGAGGGTGGAAGTTCTGGGTGAGTTTCCAGGAAAGTGAGTTTCTTGAGTCTGAGAGTCTTCTCGGTCCCCAGCCCCCTTTATATCCTGCTGAAGAGCTGCTCTCATGACATCATTATTTCCTTGTTATTGTTTACCCTCTTAGGAAAATTGATCATTTAATTACATAATTGTGTGTTTCTTATCCAGTATtcgaaaatggaaaaaataataccaTTCCTTTTCCTGGTAAGCACCTGTGTATCCAATTGAAAGCCCTGTCCTAGCCTTCCCTAGTGGGTGTCACCTTTATTCCTGGTTGGTTCAATGCTTAGAAAGCATTAGTCGTATGACTctctaacactttttttttaaatgtgatcttCTCTCCTATCACTGCTCTCTGAActtcagagagaaaaaatttcTTATATGACTCATGCATATTTTGTTGTCAAGGCTGTGGGGAATAAGTGCTGGTGAGGTTAAACATGAAAAGGAATTAGAAAGAAAGATGTTTGGGGGGAGGGTGTTCCACATATTATATGAATGAATGTGATCCTATGTGGGCATCTTGGATGGTGAGGAAGATAGTTACACTACAAGGAAGTTTCAAATTCTGTGTCTGATTTCATTCCACTGTCTCAAGCACTGCTAGCAGTACTCACAGCTTTTAAAtagaagaaacacatttttgcTGTATGTCTCTCAGGCTAGGCAACCAGAAGGGGATATTTTGGTTTATCTTTTAGTTGTCAGACTTGTATACAGGATATTTCATTACAAAAGCATTcattatatataaacatgtttGGAATTATTAAGTCTTCAATAATACGGATCCAAGACATTCTGTTGGGTAGTAAGAGAACTTGACAGATAACTCCTCATCTTTTTCCTGTATATGCTTGAATGAGACATATGCATAAGAAAGAGTTTGGCAATAGTTAAAAGAAGGGCTTtctaatagctcagctgggaaaaaatccgcctgcaatgtgggagacctgggttcgatccctgggttgggaaaatcccctggagaagcgaacaactacccattcctgtattctggccaggataattccatgcactgtatagtccatggggttacaaagagctggacatgactgagtgactttcattttcaaaagaatgacagttatttttttaagtctttatttttttaattggaggataattcctttacaaggTTTTGTAGCTTTCTGCAGTACAACAATGTGattcagccataagtatatatatatatcccctccctctgatcTGCCCTCCCACTCCAatcacatcccacccctctaggttgtgaTAGAGCATAGGACTGAGCTTCCTatgttatttttaactgaagaacTAAAATTGACATATATAGTACATGGAAAAGTTCCACACATCTTCAATAAAAGGtgaagaataataatatttatcatcTGTAGAATATTTACTATTCATTATGCTAAACTCACTAGACTCTGTGCTGAGTTCACTGAGCATTGTGCTGAATACCTTATATTTGTTTTGAATCTGTAATGCTGCATATAATATAATGTGTTTTCTTACTACTTCTTTAAGCAACAGGCCAAAGAAGCATAGAAAcgttaaaaggaaaagaaaaaaaaaaaaaacttctgtaaGATTAAACAGAAGTTAAGCTGTTTTAGGACAGCTGAAGAAGGGGTGAAAAATAAAGCTTGCAACCCTTTGCTGAAGCTGCTTCATTCCATGTTTCATCTTTATCGTTATCTCTGCAAACTCCTATTCCTCTCTCAAAACCCAGGTTTCCCCTGTATGCTTCCTCCAAATGATTACCTACCCTGTTCAAATATAATTTGTCACAGCATTGTGCTCTGAATTTAGCACTCTCTGCAATGCAGACACCCTGAGGGCATGaactataaaatttaattttgttcctGGGACAGAGCATATTAGTGACAAATGTTTGTCGAGTGAATGAAGGCTTTTGGATAAATTAAGGGTATGTAAtggtcctttaaaaaatatgtctgtTTTGCCTGGTTGAGAAAAGTGGGAGAAACATTCCAAACAAAGGGATCATGGTTATACTTGAGGAAAACCACATTTGTTTAAGTGGCAAGCAACGTGTCATCTGATAAAACACATTTGTGGAAGTTCAAATTTGATGCACAGAATCCAACTTACTTATAGGAcaccatacatacatatactgtATTAACACAGAAGCAGATATGATAGAAAGGAGGTGAATACATATGTTGACACTGGTTCTCTTCACTTCTGGACATTCCAATTTAGCTCTCTTTTGTGAGAATTAGCGACCATCCCtggtttaaaagtatatattgagACAAAGATGTGAGTGCAAGTAGTTTACTTTGGGGGGCGATTCTGGGAAGTACACCTGAGGAAGTGGGAAAGCAAGACAGGAATGAAAGGAAAGCCCATACGTCTATAATAATGCGGTTACACTGTGGGTAACTGCGGAATGAATCTGGCGACCTACCTGAGGCTGGGGGCTATTAGCCGCCATGACTGTgtgtctagaaaatcccacagaATCAACTGAATATTATTGTCAGCAGTGAAGTTGGCTGATATAGAAAACTGATGGATTTCCTATGCATTTAGCACGATTTCTTCATAAAATATAATGGGAAAATGAATTCACAGATCTgtgctaaaatataaaaatatgtaaacaaatctGTAAAATAATACACTTACCTGGTATTGGAGGAATGTATTAACATTTCCTGAAggccaaaaaataatatttgagtaAACATCAGAACAAAAAAATGTACAGCTAAAGCTGGGTTAGtgaataaagacataaatgtcATACACATGCATTCAATAAGAATGTATCTCCATTTGTAAAACTAGGTTTTGAATGGGATTGCCAAAGCCTAATGATAGGAAACTAAATTTTGATCACATTCTTCTgtgctatttaaattttttaaaaagccatgtgTTTATGTATAAGTGACATAAGACctttagaaaagaatatatgtaatttagataAAATTCACAGTTCTCGCTACAGATTCAGTTTCATAAGCTTTCTATATTTATGTTTAAGCTCGTACATATTATATACTAAAAGATGAAAACTACATTTCAGGCAGTCTTTCCAGCTCTCAGATTAATTATTATGAATTACCAATTGCTTTGGGGGACTGTTTGAGTTCCCTAGGAagcagacccagagattgaaataTGTAAACAGGATATTTATTGAGAAGTGCTTGTGAGATTAGCAGttgtagaaggaaagagaagggaagtgaGCAGAAGTGGACAGTTGGAGAAATCAGTCTAAGAAAAAGTTTCAGTGGACATCTAAGCATGGCACTAGAAAGTTCCCTTTTTTCTCTTGAACATAAAATCACACATTCCAGCAATACCTAGGAACTGTCATAAAGTCTGTTTCAATCATTTATATTACCTTCCGGGCACTGAAAGTAGCCCCTCTATAAAGCAGAATAAACGGAATagtctgaataataataataaatcaaatCTATTGAAGCTCTGGCtacaaaaataaagcagaactCCACTGTATATGTAGGGGCTTCCactgtggctcagaagataaagaatctgttggcaatgcaggagacctgggttcgacccctcgggcaggaagatcccctggagaacagaatggcaatctactccagtattcttgcctgcagaatttcatggacagaggacctgctgggctacaatccacggggtcacatagAGCTGGACCCGGCTGAGTGACTAGCATTTTCACTGTGTATGTGGACGAAGCACTCGTGGCATGTGACCCAAAGCAGAAAATACATCTATCCGTTGCTTTAATAAGTGCAAAAAACCCTGAAAGGTGGTGGTGTTAAAACTCATGAATTGTGTTCAATCTTTCCAAAACTTTCCTCCTGTTATTATATTCATAGATGCTTTATCACTACAGTTTCACCCTTTTGCCCCATAAAGACTAGAAAgtgattatttatctattttctgaACATAACTAATAGTGACCAGTGTTATTTGACCTCTCTTGAAGGTTGATTAATTTGTGCTGTTTGGCAGTGCAGGCAAATACAATTACTTTGGAATGAaatgtaaatactttaaaaaaagaaagagagtaacAATCAAATTC
It encodes the following:
- the LOC109573473 gene encoding keratin-associated protein 4-9-like isoform X1, translating into MVSSCCGSVCSDQSCGRSLCLETCCRPTCCRTTCCRTTCCRPSCGVSSCCRPVCCQPTCPRPTCCISSCYRPSCCVSSCGSTCCRPQCCQPVCCQPTCSRPACCISSCCRPSCCGSSCGSSCCRPTCCISSCCRPRCCQSVCCQPTCSRISSCCRPSCCGSSCCLRPVCGRVSCHTTCYRPTCVISTCPRPVCCPSSCC
- the LOC109573473 gene encoding keratin-associated protein 4-7-like isoform X2, whose amino-acid sequence is MVSSCCGSVCSDQSCGRSLCLETCCRPTCCRTTCCRTTCCRPSCGVCGSTCCRPQCCQPVCCQPTCSRPACCISSCCRPSCCGSSCGSSCCRPTCCISSCCRPRCCQSVCCQPTCSRISSCCRPSCCGSSCCLRPVCGRVSCHTTCYRPTCVISTCPRPVCCPSSCC